DNA from Nitrospira sp.:
ATCTCGAATCGCCATATCCGACAGAACCTTGCGATCCAGCAGAACATTGGCTTTCTTCAGCGCATTCATGAAGCGGCCGTACGCCAGGCCGTGGGCACGGACTGCAGCGCTGATGCGTGCGATCCAGAGCCGACGGAAATCGCGTTTCCGATTCTTTCGTCCGGCATAGGCATAGGCCTGGCCCTTATCGACGGATTCGGTCGCAGTTCGAAACAGCCGGCTCTTGGCCCCGTACTGGCCCTTCGCCAGTTTCAGGCGCTTCTTTCGCCGTTGCCGAGTTTTCGCACCACCTTTTGTACGAGGCATGGATCACTACTCCTTTCAGGTCGTCATTCCATCATTGGGGAAGCAAACGGTTCAGCGTCAGGGTGGACGTCGAGGACACGTCGGCCAGCCCCTTCAGGCGTCGCTTGCGGTCCCGCGCTTTGCCGGTCAACAAATGCCGCCGTCCGGCCTTCTGCCTGACCAGCTTGCCGGTTCCCGTCCGTCGAAACCGCTTTTTCGCGCCGCTGTGGGTTTTCATTTTCATCGTCATCGATCCTTTCATGCGTGCGCGCTGCGCACTATTTTGGAGCCAAGATCATGATCAGGCTCCGTCCTTCCATCCTCGGCGCGAACTCCACGGTTCCCGCTTCCGCACATTGTTGAATTACGCTGGCCATGATGGTCCGGCCCATTTCCTGGTTGGCCATTTCGCGGCCTCGATAGGTCAGCGTCACCTTGGTCTTGTTGCCGTCGGCCAGGAACTCCTTGATCTGCCGGATTTTGATCTCCAGATCGTGTTTGTCCGTCCGGGGCCGAAGCTTGATCTCTTTGACCTGGGTCGATTTCTGGTGTCGCCGGCTCTGATGGTCTTTTTTGCTGAGTTCGTACTTATATTTCCCATAGTCCATGATGCGGCAAACCGGCGGCTGGGAAGTCGGGGCGACTTCAACGAGGTCGTAGCCCTGTTCCTGTGCCTTATTGAAGGCCTCGACGGTCGGCAGTATCCCGAGTTGCTCGCCTTCCGGACCGATGACTCGCACTTCCCGAATCCTGATTTCCCGGTTTACACGTAATTTAGGGACGATAGGGCACCTCGTTTGTGAGTGGGTTACCGTGCATGTAGCGCGTGATTCGTGTCGTCGCGGAGGAGCGTCAGCAGGCCGTCGATCGGCATGCTGCCGTGATTCGCCCCGCTCCTGCCGCGGACGGAGACCGTACCGCTCTGCACTTCCTTGTCTCCGACCACCAGCATATAGGGAATCTTGTTCTTCTCCGCTTCGCGGATCTTGAATCCGATTTTCTCATTCCGGATGTCCGCCTCGACTCGATAGCCGTGGCCCTTGAGTTCGGAGACGACCTTCGCCGCGAACTCCTGCTGCTTGTCGGTGATCGTGAGCACCACGGCCTGCACGGGAGCCAGCCAGGTCGGAAAGGCGCCGGCATAATGTTCGATGAGAATGCCGAAAAACCGCTCGATCGAACCCATGAGCGCACGGTGGATCATGATCGGCTGGTGGTGCTTGCCGTCCTCTCCTGTATAGGCCAGCTTGAACCGTTCGGGGTTGTTGAAGTCCACCTGGACCGTCGAACATTGCCAGGAGCGGCCGAGGACGTCTTTGATCTTGATGTCGATCTTCGGACCGTAGAATACCCCTTCGCCCGGGTCCACCCGATAGGCCACTCCTCGTCCCTTGAGCGCCGCTTCCAAGGCACTGGTGGCGATAGCCCAATTCTCATCGGAGCCGACGGATTTTTCCGGACGGGTCGAGAGGTAGACCTCGAATTCTGTAAAACCGAAGGTGCCGAGGATGAAAAACGTAAAGTCCAGCACCCGGCTCACTTCGGCCTCGATCTGATCGGGGCGGCAAAACAGATGGGCGTCGTCTTGCGTGAAGCCGCGGACGCGCAACAGGCCGTGCAGCACGCCGGTCCGTTCATAGCGGTACACGGTGCCCAGCTCACCATACCGGATCGGCAGATCCCGATAGCTACGCAGGTGGGATTTGTAGATCATGATATGGAAGGGGCAATTCATGGGCTTGAGTTGATATTCGCTGCCCTCCAACTTCATCGCGGCGAACATGTTCTCGCGGTAGTAGTCGACGTGGCCGCTGGTTTTCCAGAGATCCAGCCGGGCGACATGCGGCGAATACACCAGCTCGTAGCCGTCCTTGATATGTTGTTCGCGCCAGAAATTTTCGATCAACAGCCGGATCAGCGATCCCTTGGGGTGCCACAGGACCAAGCCGGGGCCGATCTCATCCTGGATCGTGATCAGGTCGAGTTCCTTGCCAAGTTTTCGGTGGTCGCGACGCTTGATCTCCTCCAATTTCGCGAGGTGTGCATCCAGTTCCTGTTGCGTCGGGAACGAGGTGCCGTAGATCCGCTGCAACATCGGGTTGCGTTCGTCGCCTCGCCAATAGGCGCCGCCGGTAGACAGCAACTTGAAGGCCCCCACGTAGCCGGTCGTGGGAAGGTGCGGACCGCGGCAGAGATCGACAAAGTCGCCTTGGCTGTACAGTGAAATAGGGGACTGGTCGTCGAATCCTTGGATCAGTTCGACCTTGTAAGCCTCTCCGCGGTCCTGGAAAAATTTGATGGCGTCCTGTTTGGACAGCTCGGTTCGCGTGACGGCCAGGCTCCGTTTCATAATGTCTTTGGCCTTGGCTTCGATCTTGTCCAGATCGTCAGGCGTGAACGGACGGTCGAAGGCGAAGTCGTAATAAAATCCCTCTTCCAACGCCGGACCGATGGTGAGTTGCGCCGTGGGGAAGACCTCTTTGACTGCCTGCGCCATAATGTGGGTGCTGCTGTGTCGATAGACTTCC
Protein-coding regions in this window:
- a CDS encoding LSU ribosomal protein L20p; this encodes MPRTKGGAKTRQRRKKRLKLAKGQYGAKSRLFRTATESVDKGQAYAYAGRKNRKRDFRRLWIARISAAVRAHGLAYGRFMNALKKANVLLDRKVLSDMAIRDMAGFEKLVGLAKQQLATAAS
- a CDS encoding LSU ribosomal protein L35p, which translates into the protein MKMKTHSGAKKRFRRTGTGKLVRQKAGRRHLLTGKARDRKRRLKGLADVSSTSTLTLNRLLPQ
- a CDS encoding Translation initiation factor 3, producing the protein MRVIGPEGEQLGILPTVEAFNKAQEQGYDLVEVAPTSQPPVCRIMDYGKYKYELSKKDHQSRRHQKSTQVKEIKLRPRTDKHDLEIKIRQIKEFLADGNKTKVTLTYRGREMANQEMGRTIMASVIQQCAEAGTVEFAPRMEGRSLIMILAPK
- a CDS encoding Threonyl-tRNA synthetase, with amino-acid sequence MASQFIHITLPDGTRKQVPAGCTVRDVLTKAGERLDDRVLAAKVNGEPADLSRQLDRDATVEPLTFASPEGREVYRHSSTHIMAQAVKEVFPTAQLTIGPALEEGFYYDFAFDRPFTPDDLDKIEAKAKDIMKRSLAVTRTELSKQDAIKFFQDRGEAYKVELIQGFDDQSPISLYSQGDFVDLCRGPHLPTTGYVGAFKLLSTGGAYWRGDERNPMLQRIYGTSFPTQQELDAHLAKLEEIKRRDHRKLGKELDLITIQDEIGPGLVLWHPKGSLIRLLIENFWREQHIKDGYELVYSPHVARLDLWKTSGHVDYYRENMFAAMKLEGSEYQLKPMNCPFHIMIYKSHLRSYRDLPIRYGELGTVYRYERTGVLHGLLRVRGFTQDDAHLFCRPDQIEAEVSRVLDFTFFILGTFGFTEFEVYLSTRPEKSVGSDENWAIATSALEAALKGRGVAYRVDPGEGVFYGPKIDIKIKDVLGRSWQCSTVQVDFNNPERFKLAYTGEDGKHHQPIMIHRALMGSIERFFGILIEHYAGAFPTWLAPVQAVVLTITDKQQEFAAKVVSELKGHGYRVEADIRNEKIGFKIREAEKNKIPYMLVVGDKEVQSGTVSVRGRSGANHGSMPIDGLLTLLRDDTNHALHAR